From Luteococcus japonicus, one genomic window encodes:
- a CDS encoding ABC transporter permease subunit, with amino-acid sequence MGFGKWMRTIGWRHLVGLVAVIFSAFPLVYVLSASLNPAGTLTGSNKLFDAVSLENYSKLLADESRPYLKWYVNTIVIAAVSAIGSVLIGAAAAYAFSRMRFKGRRPGLMGLLLVQMFPALLTVVAIFLLLTNLGDVFPSLGVGSRLALILVYLGGALGTNTYLMYGFFNTVPASLDEAARVDGAGHARIFFTIILRLVAPILAVVGLLSFNGTFTEFVIASVVLGNDSSKSTLAIGLYQYVSTENNTYWPIFSAGAVLAAIPVMILFLWLQKYIVSGLTAGSVK; translated from the coding sequence ATGGGTTTCGGCAAGTGGATGAGGACCATCGGCTGGCGCCATCTCGTCGGCCTGGTCGCCGTCATCTTCTCCGCCTTCCCGCTGGTCTACGTGTTGTCCGCCTCGTTGAACCCGGCCGGCACCCTGACCGGCTCCAACAAGCTCTTCGACGCGGTCAGCCTGGAGAACTACTCCAAGCTGCTGGCCGACGAGAGCCGCCCCTACCTCAAGTGGTACGTCAACACCATCGTGATCGCCGCCGTCTCGGCCATCGGCTCGGTGCTGATCGGTGCCGCGGCGGCCTATGCCTTCAGCCGGATGCGCTTCAAGGGCCGCCGGCCGGGCCTGATGGGCCTGCTGCTGGTGCAGATGTTCCCCGCCCTACTGACGGTGGTGGCCATCTTCCTCCTGCTCACCAATCTGGGCGACGTCTTCCCGTCCTTGGGAGTCGGATCCCGGCTGGCACTGATCCTAGTCTACCTGGGCGGCGCGCTGGGCACCAACACCTACCTGATGTACGGCTTCTTCAACACCGTTCCCGCCTCACTGGACGAGGCGGCGCGGGTGGACGGGGCCGGCCATGCCCGGATCTTCTTCACGATCATTCTGCGCCTGGTGGCCCCCATCCTCGCGGTGGTCGGCCTGCTCAGCTTCAACGGCACCTTCACCGAATTCGTGATCGCCTCGGTGGTGCTGGGCAATGACTCCTCGAAGTCGACGCTGGCCATCGGGTTGTACCAGTACGTCTCGACGGAGAACAACACCTACTGGCCGATCTTCTCCGCCGGTGCCGTGCTGGCCGCCATCCCCGTGATGATCCTCTTCCTGTGGCTGCAGAAGTACATCGTCAGCGGCCTGACGGCTGGCTCGGTGAAGTAG
- the tal gene encoding transaldolase has translation MNDRLKALADQGVSIWLDDLSRERLTSGDLAELIEQKSVTGVTTNPTIFAAALSHGESYAGQVAELEAAGVTAVDEVIRHLTSTDVRDACDLFAGINAETDGVDGRVSIEVEPGLAMDAEGTVAQAKELFTTVDRPNVLVKIPATKPGLEAIRRTIAEGISVNVTLIFSIERYREVLDAWLGGLEDALAAGREIDEIHSVASFFVSRVDAEVDKQLEAIGTDEALVLRGRAAVANARIAYAAWLEVMTGERWATLRNRGAHPQRPLWASTGVKNPDYDDTMYVTQLVADGCVNTMPEKTMDAVADHGQVTGDTITDNIDDAIGVMGQLQEVGIDLDDVVAQLEDEGVSKFNASWEELVSSVGSVLQEPQP, from the coding sequence GTGAACGACCGTCTCAAGGCCCTTGCAGACCAGGGCGTGTCCATCTGGCTGGACGACCTGTCCCGGGAGCGCCTGACCAGTGGGGACCTCGCCGAACTCATCGAGCAGAAGTCCGTCACCGGCGTCACCACCAATCCCACGATCTTCGCCGCCGCCCTGTCCCACGGCGAGTCCTATGCCGGGCAGGTCGCCGAGCTCGAGGCCGCCGGCGTGACCGCCGTCGACGAGGTGATCAGGCACCTGACCAGCACCGACGTCCGTGACGCCTGTGACCTGTTCGCGGGCATCAACGCGGAGACCGACGGGGTCGACGGCCGTGTCTCCATCGAGGTGGAGCCAGGATTGGCCATGGACGCCGAGGGCACCGTCGCGCAGGCCAAGGAGCTCTTCACCACGGTGGACAGGCCCAATGTCCTGGTCAAGATCCCCGCCACGAAGCCGGGGCTGGAGGCCATCCGGCGCACCATCGCCGAGGGGATCAGCGTCAATGTCACCCTGATCTTCTCCATCGAGCGCTACCGCGAGGTGCTCGACGCCTGGCTGGGCGGCCTGGAGGATGCCCTGGCCGCCGGGCGGGAGATCGACGAGATCCACTCCGTGGCCAGCTTCTTCGTCTCCCGGGTGGATGCCGAGGTGGACAAGCAACTGGAGGCCATCGGCACGGACGAGGCCTTGGTCCTGCGCGGGCGCGCGGCAGTGGCCAATGCCCGGATCGCCTACGCGGCCTGGCTGGAGGTGATGACCGGCGAGCGCTGGGCCACCCTCAGGAACCGCGGTGCCCACCCGCAGCGTCCGTTGTGGGCGTCGACGGGCGTGAAGAACCCCGACTACGACGACACGATGTACGTCACGCAGCTGGTGGCCGACGGATGCGTCAACACCATGCCCGAGAAGACGATGGATGCCGTCGCGGACCACGGCCAGGTCACCGGCGACACGATCACCGACAACATCGACGACGCGATCGGCGTGATGGGGCAGCTGCAGGAGGTGGGCATCGACCTCGACGACGTCGTGGCCCAACTGGAGGACGAGGGCGTCTCGAAGTTCAATGCCTCCTGGGAGGAACTGGTCAGTAGCGTAGGTTCGGTGCTGCAGGAACCGCAGCCCTGA
- a CDS encoding COX15/CtaA family protein, with the protein MDVVTSSPAAEMGGLFGTRRALRGWTIANLVANCGIIVTGAVVRLTGSGLGCDTWPKCSDESYTAHPALGWHSYVEFGNRTLTFVLLAIAIATVVTAIRSGAPQRERMMAWLIFAGIPLQGVIGGITVLTHLNPWVVALHLLLSVMLIAWCVRLVQWSGDGEPVTVAPLHRTLVTVLFWLLMFGLWLGTVVTGAGPNSGDHGAARNNLEIETVAKAHAWTIWAVVALTIALLVIAIRTGNLRLRSMVLWLLAAELLQGAIGYAQYFNGLPMGLVICHMIGIGLVTTAVSWLYYGTRRGLPA; encoded by the coding sequence ATGGACGTCGTGACAAGCTCTCCTGCCGCTGAGATGGGCGGCCTGTTCGGCACCCGACGCGCCCTGCGCGGCTGGACCATCGCCAACCTGGTGGCCAACTGCGGAATCATCGTCACCGGCGCCGTGGTGCGGCTAACCGGCTCCGGCCTGGGCTGCGACACCTGGCCCAAGTGCAGCGACGAGTCCTACACCGCCCACCCCGCGCTGGGCTGGCACTCCTATGTAGAGTTCGGCAACCGCACGCTCACCTTCGTGCTGCTGGCCATCGCCATCGCCACCGTGGTCACCGCCATCCGTTCGGGTGCCCCGCAGCGGGAGCGGATGATGGCGTGGTTGATCTTCGCCGGCATCCCCTTGCAAGGTGTGATCGGCGGCATCACGGTACTCACCCACCTGAACCCGTGGGTGGTGGCGCTGCACCTGTTGCTCTCGGTGATGCTGATCGCCTGGTGTGTGCGCCTCGTTCAGTGGAGCGGCGACGGCGAGCCCGTGACGGTGGCTCCCCTGCACCGCACGCTGGTGACCGTGCTCTTCTGGCTGCTGATGTTCGGCCTGTGGCTGGGAACCGTCGTCACCGGCGCCGGCCCCAACTCCGGTGACCATGGCGCGGCTCGCAACAACCTGGAGATCGAGACCGTCGCCAAGGCCCACGCCTGGACCATCTGGGCGGTCGTTGCCCTCACCATCGCCCTGCTCGTCATCGCGATCCGCACTGGCAACCTGCGACTGCGCTCGATGGTGCTCTGGCTGCTGGCCGCCGAACTGCTGCAGGGTGCCATCGGCTACGCCCAGTACTTCAACGGACTGCCGATGGGCCTGGTGATCTGCCACATGATCGGCATCGGCCTGGTGACCACCGCCGTCAGCTGGCTGTACTACGGCACCCGTCGCGGCCTGCCCGCCTGA
- a CDS encoding SDR family oxidoreductase yields MSAVLITGVGRRRGIGAAIARRLADDGWSLALGYHADYDQRVMHEPSDVELLADELRATGSTVTLVPGDLSDPAVPATVVEQAHRQLGVLDALVMSHCESVDSDYFSTTVDSFDRHYAVNVRAPWLLTRAFAEKAGPDGGVVLALTSDHVAFNLPYGVTKGALDRLVIAGATELADRQIRCNVINPGPIDTGWMDDETRATLGGMTPGGKLGGPETTANLVAWLLSEQGSWINGQRLFSDGGFNPTRV; encoded by the coding sequence ATGAGTGCTGTCCTGATCACCGGAGTGGGCCGTCGACGCGGGATCGGGGCGGCGATTGCTCGACGTCTCGCCGATGACGGCTGGAGCCTGGCCCTGGGCTACCACGCCGACTATGACCAGCGCGTCATGCACGAGCCCTCCGACGTGGAGCTGCTGGCCGACGAACTGCGTGCCACCGGCAGCACCGTCACGCTGGTGCCGGGGGACCTGTCAGACCCTGCGGTCCCCGCCACTGTCGTGGAGCAGGCACACAGACAGCTGGGAGTCTTGGACGCGCTGGTGATGAGCCACTGCGAGAGCGTCGACTCCGACTACTTCAGCACCACCGTGGACAGCTTCGACCGGCACTATGCGGTGAACGTGCGCGCCCCGTGGCTGCTCACCCGCGCCTTCGCGGAGAAGGCGGGGCCGGACGGGGGAGTGGTGCTGGCGCTGACCAGCGACCACGTCGCCTTCAACCTGCCCTATGGCGTCACCAAGGGCGCGCTGGACCGGCTGGTGATCGCCGGGGCCACCGAACTGGCCGATCGCCAGATCCGGTGCAATGTGATCAACCCGGGCCCGATCGACACCGGCTGGATGGACGACGAGACCCGCGCGACGCTGGGCGGCATGACCCCGGGCGGGAAGCTGGGCGGCCCGGAGACCACCGCCAACCTGGTGGCCTGGCTGCTCTCGGAGCAGGGGAGCTGGATCAATGGCCAGCGCCTGTTCAGCGACGGGGGCTTCAACCCCACCCGGGTCTGA
- the thrC gene encoding threonine synthase yields the protein MRYISTRSLPGDPGAPFCDIVLEGLAPDGGLYLPVSYPQIGERLPELRRIWETEGYAGLGFTILSEFIDDIPAEDLRGICQRAWNADVFGSPEVAPVEELRDGLWLCHLSNGPTAAFKDMAMQLLGQLFEYELGRRGREMNIVGATSGDTGSAAEYAMRGRQHIRVFMLTPKGRMTPFQQAQMFSIDDPAITNIAVDGVFDDCQDLVKAVSNDLAFKAEHSIGAVNSINWARLVAQVVYYVAAWVQVTGSDEQEVSFCVPSGNFGNICAGHVARQMGLPIRTLLLATNENNVLDEFFRTGVYRVRSSAETLETSSPSMDISKASNFERFVFDLLGRDGERVADLFGVQLAQQGFFDLSETDEFRSLQEDFGFASGSSTHADRVATIQQVWDECGVMIDPHTADGVKVATSTEPVEVPMVVLETALPVKFAATIREALDREPEVPAAFAHLDALPRHVVDLPKDVEALKALIVSKVSTSPV from the coding sequence GTGCGCTACATCTCGACGCGATCCCTGCCCGGCGACCCCGGAGCTCCCTTCTGCGACATCGTCCTGGAGGGCCTGGCCCCCGATGGTGGCCTCTACCTGCCGGTGAGCTACCCGCAGATCGGCGAGCGGCTGCCCGAACTACGCCGCATCTGGGAGACGGAGGGCTATGCCGGGCTCGGCTTCACCATCCTCAGCGAGTTCATCGACGACATCCCGGCCGAGGACCTGCGCGGCATCTGCCAGCGGGCCTGGAATGCCGACGTCTTCGGCAGCCCGGAGGTGGCACCCGTCGAGGAATTGCGCGACGGGCTGTGGCTCTGCCACCTGTCCAACGGCCCTACCGCCGCCTTCAAGGACATGGCGATGCAACTGCTGGGCCAGCTCTTCGAGTACGAGCTGGGCCGCCGCGGACGGGAGATGAACATCGTCGGCGCCACCAGCGGCGACACCGGATCGGCCGCCGAGTACGCGATGCGCGGCCGGCAGCACATCCGGGTCTTCATGCTCACCCCCAAGGGCCGGATGACTCCCTTCCAGCAGGCCCAGATGTTCTCCATCGACGACCCGGCCATCACCAACATCGCCGTCGACGGCGTCTTCGACGACTGCCAGGACCTGGTGAAAGCCGTCAGCAATGACCTGGCCTTCAAGGCCGAGCACTCCATCGGGGCCGTGAACTCCATCAACTGGGCCCGCCTGGTGGCACAGGTGGTCTACTACGTCGCGGCCTGGGTCCAGGTGACCGGCAGCGACGAGCAGGAGGTCTCCTTCTGCGTGCCCAGCGGCAACTTCGGCAACATCTGCGCCGGCCACGTCGCACGCCAGATGGGACTGCCGATCAGGACCCTGCTCCTGGCCACCAATGAGAACAATGTCCTCGACGAGTTCTTCCGCACCGGCGTCTACCGGGTGCGCAGCTCCGCCGAGACGCTGGAGACCTCCAGCCCGAGCATGGACATCTCCAAGGCCAGCAATTTCGAGCGATTCGTCTTCGACCTGCTGGGCCGCGACGGCGAACGCGTCGCGGACCTCTTCGGGGTCCAGCTTGCCCAGCAGGGATTCTTCGACCTGTCGGAGACCGACGAGTTCCGCAGCCTGCAAGAGGACTTTGGTTTCGCCTCGGGGTCCTCCACCCATGCCGACCGCGTCGCCACGATCCAGCAGGTCTGGGACGAGTGCGGGGTGATGATCGACCCACACACCGCCGACGGGGTCAAGGTCGCCACGTCGACCGAGCCTGTCGAGGTCCCCATGGTCGTGCTGGAGACGGCGCTGCCGGTGAAGTTCGCCGCCACCATCAGGGAAGCGCTGGACCGTGAACCGGAGGTCCCCGCGGCCTTCGCACACCTCGATGCCCTGCCCCGCCACGTCGTCGACCTGCCCAAGGACGTCGAGGCGCTCAAGGCACTGATCGTGTCCAAGGTCTCCACGAGCCCGGTCTAG
- a CDS encoding ABC transporter permease, with amino-acid sequence MIVDKPLDTPLDFAPDAAPANRGAMIRNHALTEAKLILRNGEQLMIALLIPLGLLFFGHFADGRYGITENHVAPNVLALAVWSSCFTSLAIATAFERRYGVLERLSATPLGHGGLLAGKAVGITIIATGQFLLLGAVGQLLGWRIEPSALQWPVMLLGVPLAMFVFANLALAMAGLLRAEATLAFANIIYLVGLMAGGIMWPVSSFPTRLQPLIAGTPTGALGEILRHWTSGGVTWTSLLVLIVWAVVAHLIARKAFRWTS; translated from the coding sequence ATGATCGTCGACAAGCCACTGGACACGCCGCTGGACTTCGCCCCGGATGCCGCGCCGGCCAATCGCGGGGCGATGATCCGCAACCACGCCCTGACCGAGGCGAAGCTGATCCTGCGCAATGGCGAACAGCTGATGATCGCCCTGCTGATCCCGCTGGGACTGCTCTTCTTCGGGCACTTCGCCGACGGCCGCTACGGCATCACGGAGAACCACGTCGCCCCCAATGTGCTGGCGTTGGCCGTGTGGAGCTCCTGCTTCACGTCACTGGCCATCGCGACGGCCTTCGAACGGCGATACGGCGTCCTGGAACGACTGTCCGCCACGCCGCTGGGCCACGGCGGCCTGCTGGCCGGCAAGGCGGTGGGCATCACCATCATCGCCACCGGGCAGTTCCTGCTGCTCGGTGCCGTCGGGCAGCTGCTGGGCTGGCGGATCGAGCCGTCTGCGCTGCAGTGGCCCGTGATGCTGCTGGGCGTACCCCTGGCCATGTTCGTCTTCGCCAACCTGGCGCTGGCAATGGCCGGCCTTCTGCGCGCCGAGGCCACGCTGGCCTTCGCCAACATCATCTACCTGGTGGGGCTGATGGCCGGGGGCATCATGTGGCCGGTCAGCTCCTTCCCCACTCGCCTGCAGCCCCTCATCGCCGGCACCCCGACGGGTGCACTGGGCGAGATCCTGCGCCACTGGACCTCCGGTGGCGTCACCTGGACCTCACTGCTGGTCCTGATCGTGTGGGCCGTCGTGGCCCACCTCATTGCCCGAAAGGCCTTCCGATGGACGTCGTGA
- a CDS encoding heme o synthase produces MTTHSTVRNAATAVRDGAAGRAVDAVADPELHLGRANTADVVKAYVALTKPRIIELLLTTTLPVMFLAAKGLPPLGVATWTMLGGMLSAGSANAFNCILDADIDEKMRRTRRRPMPRHQVPARNAWIFAVALAVVSTLMLGLGANWLSAGLALAANAFYVFVYTMWLKRSTSQNIVWGGIAGCFPPLIGWTAITGRVDWTPLILFLVVFFWTPPHTWALAFRYREDYAAAEVPMLPVVMDAVGVCRRILAYSVATVATTLALWPVAHTGWLYPLVAIVSGAVFLWEAVQLLLRAKAGKRDAELKAMRLFHWSNSYLAILFLAIAIDPLVF; encoded by the coding sequence GTGACCACGCACAGCACTGTCAGGAATGCCGCGACCGCCGTTCGTGACGGCGCCGCCGGCCGGGCAGTCGATGCCGTTGCGGATCCCGAGCTCCACCTCGGCCGGGCCAACACCGCCGACGTCGTGAAGGCCTATGTCGCCCTCACCAAGCCCCGCATCATCGAACTGCTGCTGACCACCACGCTTCCGGTGATGTTCCTCGCCGCGAAGGGCCTGCCGCCACTGGGCGTCGCCACCTGGACGATGCTCGGCGGCATGCTGAGCGCCGGCAGCGCCAATGCCTTCAACTGCATCCTCGATGCGGACATCGACGAGAAGATGCGCCGCACCCGGCGCCGTCCGATGCCGCGCCACCAGGTGCCCGCCCGCAATGCCTGGATCTTCGCCGTGGCCCTGGCCGTCGTCTCCACCCTGATGCTGGGCCTGGGTGCCAACTGGCTGTCCGCCGGCCTGGCGCTGGCGGCGAACGCCTTCTACGTCTTCGTCTACACGATGTGGCTGAAGCGCTCCACCAGCCAGAACATCGTCTGGGGTGGCATCGCCGGCTGCTTCCCGCCCCTGATCGGCTGGACCGCCATCACCGGACGGGTGGACTGGACGCCGCTGATCCTCTTCCTGGTGGTCTTCTTCTGGACCCCGCCGCACACCTGGGCGCTGGCCTTCCGCTACCGCGAGGACTATGCCGCCGCCGAGGTGCCCATGCTTCCCGTCGTGATGGACGCCGTGGGTGTCTGCCGTCGGATCCTGGCCTACTCGGTGGCCACCGTCGCCACCACCCTGGCCCTGTGGCCCGTGGCGCACACCGGCTGGCTCTACCCGCTGGTTGCCATCGTCTCCGGCGCCGTCTTCCTCTGGGAGGCCGTGCAGCTGCTGCTGCGCGCCAAGGCCGGCAAGCGTGACGCCGAGCTGAAGGCGATGCGCCTGTTCCACTGGTCCAACAGCTACCTGGCCATCCTCTTCCTCGCCATCGCCATTGATCCGCTCGTCTTCTGA
- a CDS encoding ABC transporter ATP-binding protein has translation MTSTPHASEPSAALDLRDVAVSFGRKTALAGLSLSAARGEITAVLGPNGAGKTTMIRCCTGLVAPDAGSIRVLGHAAGSPEASNRIGLMPQSTGAWSGIRAEELLHYLAGLYANPQDVDELMDLLGITDFARTPYRRLSGGQQQSVNLAGALVGRPELVFLDEPTAGMDPHVRRHTWQVIRKLRDDGVAVLLTTHAMDEAERLADHVWMVDQGRVVVSGTVQELTREAPLEDVFLLNTTARVGGHSRRGGRR, from the coding sequence GTGACTTCTACCCCCCACGCCAGCGAGCCCAGCGCAGCACTGGACCTGCGCGACGTGGCGGTGAGCTTCGGTCGCAAGACCGCCCTTGCCGGCCTCAGTCTGAGCGCCGCACGAGGCGAGATCACCGCTGTCCTCGGCCCCAACGGTGCCGGCAAGACCACCATGATCCGCTGCTGCACCGGTCTGGTGGCCCCGGACGCCGGCAGCATCCGGGTGCTCGGGCACGCCGCGGGAAGCCCCGAAGCATCCAACCGGATCGGGCTGATGCCGCAGTCCACCGGCGCCTGGAGCGGCATCCGCGCCGAGGAGCTGCTGCACTACCTGGCCGGTCTGTACGCCAATCCGCAGGACGTCGACGAGCTGATGGACCTGCTGGGCATCACCGACTTCGCCCGGACCCCCTACCGTCGGCTGTCCGGCGGCCAGCAGCAGAGCGTCAATCTTGCCGGAGCCCTGGTCGGACGCCCGGAGTTGGTCTTCCTCGACGAGCCGACGGCCGGCATGGACCCGCACGTGCGCCGTCACACCTGGCAGGTGATCCGCAAGCTGCGCGACGACGGCGTCGCCGTGCTCCTCACCACCCACGCGATGGACGAGGCGGAACGGCTGGCGGACCACGTCTGGATGGTGGACCAGGGCCGCGTCGTGGTCAGCGGCACCGTACAAGAACTGACCCGTGAGGCGCCCCTGGAGGACGTCTTCCTGCTCAACACCACCGCCCGCGTCGGCGGCCACTCCCGACGAGGAGGACGTCGATGA